The nucleotide sequence TAGATGCTTTGTGTCATATGTGTATGAAAGACCATGGATACGCACTCCCTTGACATTATTCATAATTGATTACAGTGAACAACCAATTTTCATGTGCAAAGCGCACGTGTTTCACATCGATCCCAAGACCAAGCGGTCTTGGGTACCGGCGTCATCGGCAGCAATATCGGTGTCGTTCTTTTACGATTCCACCAGGAGCTTATACAGAATAATCTCGATCGAAGGAACAAAGGTAATTTGAGAGCGACGCTCTTATCTAGAGAGTAGAAACGGAAACGAACGTCTAAAATCACTTGTCTCCTCCTTTTCTTCAGCCTGTCATCAATAGCACAATTACCCCGAACATGACTTTCACCAAGACGTCGCAGAAATTCGGCCAGTGGTCGGACGTCAGGGCGAACACCGTGTACGGCTTGGGTTTCGCGTCCGAGGCCGAATTGGGAAAGGTTTGTGTGGCAGTCCTTTAAAGCCGtgatcagactacggattgggattgagattggattgaaatttccCCTATTAGAGCAAAGTTTACTAAACTTGGagttagttttctttattctgattgattaaatttcaatccaatctcaatcccaattcGTAGTCTGATATAATCTGCAAATCTTCGTGTATCACGCTCTCAGAGGAGATGTTCTTCGTTGACAGTTCATCGAGAAGTTTCACGAGGTGAAGGAAGCCACGAAGCTTGCCAGCGCCAAGCTGCAGTCCAACAGCTCTTCGGTCACGCCGGCCACCAGCGCGAACGTCAGCCCGATTACGTCCCGATCGGGTATGCCGTCGTCGGAGCAGGATCTCATAGATCCGCCCAACTCCTCGATGATTAACTCCAACGTGTCGTCGAACAACCAGAATCCGAATGCCAATATGATTTCCGCTCAGAACAGTGTATCTTCGGTAAGCAGCAGTCCTTTACCTGGTAGTTTTCAGAATAAACTGGACGACGAATTGAAAAACGCAGTCCATTCAAGATCACAGAGTGTTTCTCAGAGTACAGAAAGTCCGCAACATCAAGGGAAATCGGGGCAATTGAGCTCAACGCAAGGACAATCGGCTGAGGTGCAGCTCAAGTATGAAAACGACAGGCTGAAACTTGCTCTAGCTCAAAGTTCTGCTAACGCCAAGAAATGGGAGGTACGAATTCCGGAAGAATGTGTATCCTActtttatagttatataaataatgttatagataataaaatactgtgACGTGTTATTACAGGTTGAATTGACTACCCTTAAAACTAACAATGCCAGATTGACGAGCGCGTTACAGGAGTCCACGGCTAATGTTGACGAATGGAAGAGGCAGCTGCAATTGTACAAAGAGGAAAATGCCAAAATAAAGCTTAAATACGCCGACTTGGAAGCTGGTAAGATCGCGGAAGGAAATAGCGAGGCACTGAGATTGAGAGTCGAAGCATTGGAAAGCGAGCTGAGAACGCGAAACGATGAAATCAAAGCTCTCACTATGGCCACCAAGAATAAGGATTTTGTGGTATGTACACGGAGCTTGCTGAAGCCTGATGATCGGTGTTCGCGTTCACGTTGACGTTTCATCGAGTCATATTTGATTAacgaatatttctttaattatattaataacgaaatatctcctttttttgttttgcaaGGCTCTACAAAAGGAGAATGCGGAACTCCGCGAGATGTTGAATGTAGTTCATGAACAATTAGAACTTGCGTTGAGTGCAAATAAAgttcaaaaacaaaatttggATACGTTAAACGCCAGATTAGCTGGCTACATACAGGATTTGGTAACGGTACATCGAGAAATCACAAATACATTGCAAACCTAAGTTTGCACCATAGGGGATACCTAAGAGTGCCTCTCTTAGGTCTTTTGTATTTACTGTAAGCGCGATGTACGAATGGACGATATAGATTAAtaacaaagagagagagaagttctgagaacaaagagaaaaattgagcagaaaaattatagaatactGAGATAATTGTCTCGAAAATAGTACACTACAGAAGAGATTGCTCCCtgaacatgtatttaaattgcATCGACCTGACCTGTTTAaagctttctttctttctcttttttttttaaggataaGTTTTGTGCCATAATCGTGCTATTGTTATACAGAATAGGACACTGACTTTACCATCTGCTTTTTTTCCTTCTACACGGAGTATATGTGATTTTAGAAACTACGAATCCAGTTGAGTTTGCACTTGATTCTGTTTCTAAAAGTTGATTGGTTTTCTTACCAGAGTTAACAGAAGTTTCCcgtgcttttcttttaaacaaaagttctGGAGAATTTCAAGAAACCGTCTTAATGCTCACCtcgatattattttcctaAACATTGCATCACATGTAGAAAGTTTGTTGCATTATCCGCAGTCTGCGAGACGTGGTAATTACTTTCCTTACAACGGTTATTAGACTCTCATTCTGGAACATAGCAATAACTGTTCAGTTATTACTATGTAGACTTTTACTGTAgatatagtaataatagttattacTACGGTCATAATTCGGTTATACTGTAGTACATTTATAATCGTGTTCTTATTTGTAATTCTCAGAAATTGAGAATTGAAAGAgaattgtatacatatttagcAAAATGTGAATACTATTAATGAAGAGCTGTTTCTCGACGAATTCACAAGTGACTTAATAGAAAACTGAATGGGAGTCTAGTGATTTAAGGAATATGAACTCAAACCACGTCACATGTCGACCAGATACTTATAGATACGGGTAAATAAGggagatatttgaaaacaCTGTGGgacacatttaaataatttaaatactttatactACAATATAAAGTTTTCCGTGGTGTTTTTCAAGCTTCGGATAAGTACAAGAGCTTAAAGCTTTCTATTGTATTGAACGATGTCTAAATTGTTTAAATCTGTTCCGAGTGTTGAAATGTTTAGTCTCTCTATGGATCATACAGGGTGTCTAAAAATATACAGTCAAACTTATATTAAAGTGGTCGAGCATGTGAAGAAAGTTTATATTGAATCTCCAAAAGTACTTCGTGAATGACTTACAAGAAGTTGACGGTTCCCTGCTCTGCAAAACTGCTCTTATCGCTTTCGTAATTCTTTAGACGTGTCCGGCTAATTCAGAAGCAAGCGTCAGATATTATTTACACTTCCGCTAActgattacatttatttaagacATTACAAAGCTCCAATAAACTTATATGAACTATAGCAGACAAATAAAGTGcttgtatatatagaaaagaaatatgGACAATAAGAGTAATCAATTTcaagcaatttatatataggaaCAAAGGAAAGAAATGTCATATTAatacctttttttatatttcttttatctatGTAATTACTTTTTCTAATCTACtttagattaaatttaatgttttataatgaTATGATAGTACAGTTTGtgttacttttttacttttctacTACATATTCAATTTTAGAACAATTTTAGATGTAAGACGACAAAGACAAATACGAAATTTTcgcaatttttagaaaatgtttgcATAGCGTAGATTAACTAAGTGAACATAATAATGTCTTCTCTGGAATGTCGTTTAAGAATCGATGCTTCACAATATGTATAAGACCACCTTCGAATTTTATTGTGCAAAATGCTACTCATGTTTCTGACGATGTGCGCATCATATTTACCACATTGGTACATGAAACGGCATGTGTCtgtgataatttttatcttgatatttttctatctaCGTTTTTTATATGTCTTTGCTCTGGattgaacatttattttgcactTTTCCTTTTCATCAAATTCGGGTGTGAATTACATCTtgtgtgtaaaaaattaatcgattttCCACAATATGCTAACGTTTGCTGGTACAATCTTTTTATGAAACATTTTATGTATAGCTTTTTCTGTCCATGTTAGGTGGAAGATATTTCAGATGGTAAAGTTAGGTGTCCCACTCTGTAAAAGATGCATACAATTATTGTTGAATTTGTCGTATGCGAGCACCAGtcttatgtataaaatacagtAGAACGACGACTGTCTCAAGTGCGTGTTTGTGAGAGAGATGTTTTCATAAGAGCGTTCATGCGAAATAATCCATCTGGATGAAAGAAAgcacaagaaagaaaaataatattcttccaACAAAAGATTAAGATATTCGGTATCGGTATGACAAATATAATACTGCTTCCCTGAACGcattatctaatattaaagTACGCAACCTCCGCCTCTCACACAACTGCGTTTCGATGCtagcatataatatatatagagagaaaataatttcaggTTTCACGCATTTCCTCTCGATCGCAAATTCTCTGACCTGGACGACTGGTTAAAGAATCCgtagataaaagaaaatgcagTGAAGAACTTGAACGttttgtacatacatttatttcgatttttgaatCCTGCAGTACTCGTGCATCATGCCCcgtcgtaaaatttattatccaCGCTCGCTTATCAACACGATCGCATTAATTTTGCATCAGATCGTAATCGCATTTGGCGCTAgatcgtaatatattttaattacagagATATTTGTTGTAGTTTACATCAAGCTTGAGACTGTACGACAGTACTGGAGGGTTTAAAgcaatgttatatttatcgaCGGAATTATATACAATCTTGTTATTAGAGAGagaatttatgtttttaaggaatattatacatatatttttaagtttatattaaactattttacggatattatcttttattataagattCTTCGCTCGGattcttttttgttatctttattatactttgtatttaatatgtatatctatatttaatgtttttttctattgGAATAATCGTTACTCATAATTTTCgtgttaatttataatctcGGATAATCGACGTTTTACTGTACAATGTAGGGATAGTTTGATTTTCCATGACATGTACCGAAGTTAAATGATTGCCGCGTGAACGCGCGCATTTATAATTAAGTGATTAATATATGCGCACTTACGTATTGAGCCCATCGGAGAAAATGTGTAGAAATTTTATGTCGCGTCTTGGCCGCAGATTGTATACTCTTTTGCAGTTcgtttttatatagaaatttatgttaaatgcatgtttgttatattttttatcgtacGAATATCAGAACacatatgattattattatcgttggCTAAAAGAGCATTACTATTGTCATTGCTATTGCCGCTACTTCTACTATTGCGATCATGATACTATTATTAAGTCACTCTCTTAATCTACTATTACTATCGCTCAAATCTCTTTctctgtatacatatattattgataacttcattatatattattgcgaGTGGCATTGTcgttagagatattttaattaccgGTATTGCAAATACATTGTATTAATTGCGTctgcaaaaatgtttaatagtTAGATACATAAAACATATCAAGAACGTCACACGATTAGCATAACATGCGTTTCTCgaattcttccttttctttcttatttttactccCATATAACAGATCACCAGTTACCCGTGAACATAATTAACAACGTCTACgcatttaatgttaataacaTTTAGTAAAATCCCGATTATatagcaaaattaattaattttattgtatgttATATTCGTATTGTTCCTGCACAcaattctctttatttatcatttatggAGATCTAGAATGTCTGATACGCACTGTATAGAACCGTTAATAATAAACGGCTTTGATTGTACAAGGTGGTTATTAGCGATACAgtcagataattttatttcaaaagaaaattaaaaatgcagaatgaaatttttctgCACGAAGCTTGGTCCAGAAAGTTTTTCCGAATCTAAAATTGGGAAATTAGTAGCATTTCTTCTGTTTTAAGTTTGCAGGTTTCACCGGTATTGTGCCATTAACtagacaaattaattttaataataattatcaaaaaaaatatgaataaatatttaatattctgtttaaaagaattgtcttgatattttacaaataacatattcaattttaattaatctttgcTATTTTTGTAGTTGAAAAGacgttgaatttatttattcatattttgatTGCTTCAGAAAAACGATAAAGACAACTAAAAAgaactaataaaataactgaAAAGAACTTgcttacaaatatacatatacaatgtaCATTGAGATTTGAGGATTAGATAGTCGCTTTATATGACTTTCCTCGACATTTTCGTTACGGGAAAATCTATTTCAAGTCCGTTGATGTTGAAATCCAAGATTGTATATCGCAGAACACCTTGTATAGTCGAAAGATAGGTGATAAGTAAGATAGGATCGTACGTGTACGATTCGAAAATGTGTGTAAGATGATTCCTTTGCTACGCACAACCCGGAATCGTCAATCAAGATCTGTTCTGATGTATTTGACGAAGGCTTTTCAGTACtgtatgttaaatttttcttttataaatccTTATACGGTATgttgaaaatatacattttactgTTAAGACGATGTATCATATTCTGCAAAAATGTGAGAAATTCATTATCGGGTTTTCATCATTCATAATTACGGATGATTACAGCATTCAGCTCGTGCGTTCTTCGCTGTACTGTAATTGTATAGCGCGGAAAACGTGTAAGGGAACGATTTTCGCACAAGGAGTCTGAATAACGAGAGATCTCTCAAAGTGGTAAAGGTGATAAACCTAGACAAATTTTTAGTAGATAATTTAGAGAGTAAGACAGGTGCAGATGTGCTAGGAAAAAAGCACTTTTTACCGAAAAAGTGTTGagatgaattttaatttgaggAATTGGAAACGGAAGCCTCGCTTGCCATATGTAAtcttaataaaacattttcagaCGGCTTTTCGATGTTTTCCTTTTACTATAAGCCATGAGTTCCACATGCTAACTCTTAATTAATACGAGAATTAGTTCTTTTCCGCGATAACACTTTTTATCcgcgatattaaaaaatattacactaACGATCGAGATCTCACAAGAACATCGTTCTGCAATACATtccctttattttttaacgtacCCGATTCATCAATGCAAAAGTTTACTTCTCGTAGATACGGTAGATactcttaaataataatccttGTATTGGATACTGGATGCTATTGTAGATTCATCGAATTCCTATGGAATGCGTCATGGAAATCTGATTACAGCGTTGagtgaataaatttataagtatGCATGTTACGCAGCATGGCGTCATGCATGCAACACAGATATACAAAactctctcttttatatatatatatatatatatatatatatatatatatataaaagaggCGTTATTATAATAGTTTAAAGTGATTGTGTTTTTAACAAAGTGTCAGTTATGCCAAATCGACAAATGACAAGTGTCCAAAATTACAAAAGCCGATTACTCTCAagcgaatttttaatatagttttatctttaaactttaattactATCGGCTTTAGTACTATTAA is from Temnothorax longispinosus isolate EJ_2023e chromosome 10, Tlon_JGU_v1, whole genome shotgun sequence and encodes:
- the Homer gene encoding homer protein homolog 3 isoform X2; this translates as MTSGKETMGEQPIFMCKAHVFHIDPKTKRSWVPASSAAISVSFFYDSTRSLYRIISIEGTKPVINSTITPNMTFTKTSQKFGQWSDVRANTVYGLGFASEAELGKFIEKFHEVKEATKLASAKLQSNSSSVTPATSANVSPITSRSGMPSSEQDLIDPPNSSMINSNVSSNNQNPNANMISAQNSVSSSTESPQHQGKSGQLSSTQGQSAEVQLKYENDRLKLALAQSSANAKKWEVELTTLKTNNARLTSALQESTANVDEWKRQLQLYKEENAKIKLKYADLEAGKIAEGNSEALRLRVEALESELRTRNDEIKALTMATKNKDFVALQKENAELREMLNVVHEQLELALSANKVQKQNLDTLNARLAGYIQDLVTVHREITNTLQT
- the Homer gene encoding homer protein homolog 1 isoform X1 codes for the protein MRRVSGEQPIFMCKAHVFHIDPKTKRSWVPASSAAISVSFFYDSTRSLYRIISIEGTKPVINSTITPNMTFTKTSQKFGQWSDVRANTVYGLGFASEAELGKFIEKFHEVKEATKLASAKLQSNSSSVTPATSANVSPITSRSGMPSSEQDLIDPPNSSMINSNVSSNNQNPNANMISAQNSVSSVSSSPLPGSFQNKLDDELKNAVHSRSQSVSQSTESPQHQGKSGQLSSTQGQSAEVQLKYENDRLKLALAQSSANAKKWEVELTTLKTNNARLTSALQESTANVDEWKRQLQLYKEENAKIKLKYADLEAGKIAEGNSEALRLRVEALESELRTRNDEIKALTMATKNKDFVALQKENAELREMLNVVHEQLELALSANKVQKQNLDTLNARLAGYIQDLVTVHREITNTLQT
- the Homer gene encoding homer protein homolog 1 isoform X3 translates to MTSGKETMGEQPIFMCKAHVFHIDPKTKRSWVPASSAAISVSFFYDSTRSLYRIISIEGTKPVINSTITPNMTFTKTSQKFGQWSDVRANTVYGLGFASEAELGKFIEKFHEVKEATKLASAKLQSNSSSVTPATSANVSPITSRSGMPSSEQDLIDPPNSSMINSNVSSNNQNPNANMISAQNSVSSVSSSPLPGSFQNKLDDELKNAVHSRSQSVSQSTESPQHQGKSGQLSSTQGQSAEVQLKYENDRLKLALAQSSANAKKWEVELTTLKTNNARLTSALQESTANVDEWKRQLQLYKEENAKIKLKYADLEAGKIAEGNSEALRLRVEALESELRTRNDEIKALTMATKNKDFVALQKENAELREMLNVVHEQLELALSANKVQKQNLDTLNARLAGYIQDLVTVHREITNTLQT